A region of Pempheris klunzingeri isolate RE-2024b chromosome 15, fPemKlu1.hap1, whole genome shotgun sequence DNA encodes the following proteins:
- the LOC139213998 gene encoding fizzy-related protein homolog, with protein MDQDYECRLLRQINIQNENASPIKAVGAVRALTPTSSPLSSPSKHGDRFIPSRAGANWSVNFHRINEIEKSHNQNRKTKDGTTDSNKADGLAYSALLKNELLGAGIEKVQDPQSEDRRLQPSTPAKRSLFSYSVSAKRALPEEDGNTVSPYSLSPVSSNSQKLLRSPRKPTRKISKIPFKVLDAPELQDDFYLNLVDWSSLNVLSVGLGTCVYLWSACTSQVTRLCDLSVEGDSVTSVGWSERGNLVAVGTHKGYVQIWDAAAGKKLSVLEGHTARVGALAWNADQLSSGSRDRVILQRDIRAPPLQSERRLQGHRQEVCGLKWSTDHQLLASGGNDNKLLVWNHSSVLPVQQYTEHLAAVKAIAWSPHQHGLLASGGGTADRCIRFWNTLTGQPLQCTDTGSQVCNLAWSKHTNELVSTHGYSQNQILVWKYPSLTQVAKLTGHSYRVLYLAMSPDGEAIVTGAGDETLRFWNVFSKMRSTKESVSVLNLFTRIR; from the exons ATGGATCAAGACTATGAGTGCAGGCTGCTCAGGCAGATCAACATCCAAAATGAGAACGCAAGCCCCATT AAAGCTGTAGGAGCGGTGCGAGCTCTGACACCCACCAgctcccccctgtcctcccctAGCAAACATGGTGATCGCTTTATTCCCTCCCGGGCCGGAGCCAACTGGAGTGTCAACTTCCACCGCATCAAT GAAATTGAAAAGTCGCACAATCAAAACAGGAAAACCAAAGATGGCACAACAGACAGCAACAAAG CGGATGGCCTGGCTTACTCTGCGCTGTTGAAGAACGAGCTGCTAGGAGCAGGCATCGAGAAAGTCCAGGACCCGCAGTCAGAAGACCGCCGTCTGCAGCCATCTACTCCTGCCAAGAGAAGCCTTTTTAGT tATTCTGTTAGTGCAAAGAGGGCTCTGCCTGAAGAGGACGGAAACACAGTCTCGCCATATTCTCTATCACCTGTCAGCAGCAACAG CCAGAAACTGCTGCGGTCGCCAAGGAAACCTACGCGCAAAATATCCAAAATTCCTTTCAAAGTGCTGGATGCTCCAGAGCTTCAGGACGACTTCTACCTCAACCTAGTGGACTGGTCCTCTCTGAATGTGCTCAGTGTTGGACTGGGTACCTGTGTATACCTGTGGAGTGCCTGCAccagtcag GTGACACGTCTATGTGACCTTTCTGTCGAAGGAGATTCTGTAACATCGGTGGGATGGTCTGAGAGG GGTAACCTGGTGGCGGTGGGGACTCATAAAGGATATGTACAGATCTGGGATGCCGCAGCAGGGAAGAAGCTCTCTGTACTGGAGGGACACACAGCCAGAGTGG GTGCGCTGGCATGGAATGCGGACCAGCTGTCGTCTGGGAGCCGCGATCGCGTGATACTGCAACGCGACATCAGAGCCCCGCCCCTCCAGTCAGAGCGCCGTCTCCaaggacacagacaggaagtctgtGGGCTCAAGTGGAGCACAGACCACCAGCTGCTAGCCTCGGGTGGAAATGATAATAAG TTACTTGTGTGGAACCACTCGAGTGTCCTCCCGGTGCAGCAGTACACGGAGCATTTGGCTGCAGTGAAGGCCATTGCCTGGTCTCCCCACCAGCACGGCCTGCTGGCCTCTGGAGGCGGAACCGCCGACCGCTGCATCCGCTTCTGGAACACTCTGACGGGCCAGCCTTTACAGTGCACAGACACCGGCTCTCAGGTCTGCAACCTGGCCTGGTCCAAGCACACTAACGAACTG GTCAGCACACACGGTTATTCCCAGAACCAGATCCTGGTGTGGAAGTATCCCTCTCTCACTCAAGTGGCCAAGCTTACTGGACATTCCTACAGAGTACTCTACCTG GCCATGTCCCCTGACGGAGAGGCCATTGTGACGGGTGCTGGAGATGAAACACTTCGGTTCTGGAACGTCTTTAGCAAGATGAGATCCACTAAG GAATCAGTGTCGGTGCTGAACCTCTTCACCAGGATCCGGTAG